From a region of the Desmodus rotundus isolate HL8 chromosome 7, HLdesRot8A.1, whole genome shotgun sequence genome:
- the ANKRD9 gene encoding LOW QUALITY PROTEIN: ankyrin repeat domain-containing protein 9 (The sequence of the model RefSeq protein was modified relative to this genomic sequence to represent the inferred CDS: deleted 2 bases in 1 codon), translating into MAAADGPAVLPGRGRTAPPAARPARRRRLHRRPAIGLRRFRARLRRERAAAAPSRQSWDLRLRAYLRRDSARFGPQRGRQTRGPAAPHGGGPQCPSCEARSRLSASMPWDTQRPGGGAIGGPEGGSAARSRAQKQCRKSSFAFYQAVRDLLPVWLLEDMRASEAFHWDERGRATAYSPSEALLYALVHDHQAYAHYLLATFPRRALAPPSAGFRCCAAPGPHVALAVRYNRVGILRRILRTVRDFPAEERARLLDRRGCSRVEGGGTSLHVACELARPECLFLLLGHGASPALRDGGGLTPLELLLRRLDLDSGATTAPGVVPAVPGEPRQLRLLLLDLLVLYAPAGTAGPTRCELLGDRPRWQRLLGEDKFQWLAGLAPPSLFVRAMQVLVASISPCRFPEALDELPLPPFLQPLDLTGKG; encoded by the exons ATGGCGGCTGCGGACGGTCCCGCGGTCCTGCCCGGCCGGGGCCGCACTGCGCCGCCCGCTGCCCGC cccgcccgccgccgccgcctgcaCCGCCGCCCAGCGATCGGCTTGCGGCGGTTCAGAGCGCGGCTGCGGCGGGAGCGGGCGGCGGCGGCTCCTTCCCGTCAGTCCTGGGACCTTCGCCTCCGCGCCTACCTGCGGAGGGACAGCGCGCGCTTCGGCCCTCAGCGGGGACGTCAGACCCGCGGCCCCGCCGCCCCCCACG GTGGTGGGCCGCAGTGCCCAAGCTGTGAGGCCAGGAGTCGCCTCTCTGCCAGCATGCCGTGGGACACTCAGCGGCCAGGGGGCGGTGCTATTGGTGGGCCCGAAGGCGGCAGCGCGGCACGCTCGCGGGCGCAGAAGCAGTGCCGGAAGTCCTCATTCGCCTTTTACCAAGCTGTGCGCGACCTACTACCTGTGTGGCTACTCGAGGACATGCGCGCCAGTGAGGCCTTCCACTGGGACGAGCGTGGGCGCGCCACCGCCTACTCGCCGTCCGAGGCCCTGCTCTACGCGCTCGTGCATGACCACCAGGCCTATGCCCACTACCTGCTGGCCACTTTCCCGAGGCGCGCGCTGGCACCGCCCAGCGCCGGGTTCCGCTGCTGTGCCGcgcctgggccgcatgtggcgcTGGCCGTGCGCTACAACCGTGTAGGCATCCTGCGCCGCATCCTGCGCACCGTGCGTGACTTTCCGGCAGAGGAGCGCGCACGCCTGCTCGACCGACGTGGCTGCAGCCGCGTGGAGGGCGGTGGCACGTCCCTGCACGTGGCCTGCGAGCTGGCCCGCCCAGAGTGCCTCTTTCTGCTGCTTGGCCATGGCGCATCGCCTGCTCTGCGTGATGGCGGCGGCCTCACACCACTGGAGTTGCTGCTGCGCCGGCTGGATCTGGACTCCGGGGCCACCACTGCCCCTGGGGTCGTACCCGCTGTACCTGGGGAGCCACGACAGCTCCGCCTGTTGCTGCTCGACTTGCTGGTGCTGTATGCCCCTGCAGGCACCGCCGGCCCGACCCGCTGCGAGCTGCTGGGCGACCGACCACGCTGGCAGCGGCTGCTGGGCGAAGACAAGTTCCAGTGGCTAGCAGGCCTGGCACCGCCCTCACTCTTCGTGCGTGCCATGCAGGTGCTGGTTGCGTCCATCTCGCCCTGCCGCTTCCCTGAGGCTCTGGATGAGCTGCCGCTGCCACCCTTCCTGCAGCCACTGGACCTCACAGGCAAAGGCTAG